In Sesamum indicum cultivar Zhongzhi No. 13 linkage group LG8, S_indicum_v1.0, whole genome shotgun sequence, the sequence tgtgcgtgcgtgtgtgtgtgaatatatacatacacagacacacaatatgtacatatatatatatatatatatcagctGTTATCATCATGCAGCAGTAGTACTACTACGTGTATAGGAAAAAAACAGTAGAAGTTACCAAGACTGAGCAAAAAAAGTACACTGAGGAATTCGACCACTCCTCATTAAAACTGTGATGTGTTTGTTTGTACACACGACCGGTCAGTGATTGAGAGTGATGTATAAACTGTAATAAAAGACACACTACCTACGTACTTTACCCTAATTCTTACATATAtctatgtgtatgtatatgtatttattcacaccctttaatttttttaattaatttttcaagctaTTTTTCCACAAAAGAAATCATGGGCTcctgttaaaaattaatatttgcttatgtttttttcgactaaaattgtattcaTCAGGATTTAGGTTGCAAGAAGCTTGGATTGgtcaacaaaagaaagaatttgaatgaGAAAGAGGCAAGATCACGTGATTCTCTACCTCAATTCCTCTACCCTATTCAATACCATgatcatgcatatatatacacataacaTTGATTAGCTATGATAGAGTGTATCCCCACATTGAGTTTGACTTGTTCTAGCAAAATTATTTAGGTTTTGCTTTTTGTGATTGATcactgatatatatatatatatattagggttTTGATTGTAACTAAATCATGCATcttctcacacctatatagtttggtcaaatttaaatcaactatataataagtataatatattagtCGTGTAATGCTATATGATTGGTTTGATTCAATGACGTGCTCgacccaaaaatatattataaattgtatatgGTCTATCAGTATAatgtaaaattgaattttacagtttgatattttcatactCGATCTAAAAAATTCGATATATCTCCTGTGAGAAGACCAATAAATCAGTATGGGGGagatagatatatagatatatatattattatcctGGGACTGAAAGGAGTGGTAATGTGTCAGTAGTGTGTGTGGTAAGAAAAAAAGGTGTTGGGGTTGggggagaaagagaaagatatGGGTCTTGAAACAGATGGAGCCTCAGCTCAGAGGATCTACTCATTGTGTGTGTGGAATTATGAAGGTTTTTGGTCCTTCTCATCACCTCATAATTATTCAGCATTGGGGAAGAAAAGCATATATAGGACCATAGGGTAGTTTTTAATGCAACTTTGAAAATACTTGTTCCAACGAAACATATGTGGGCCCTCTCTATATTcttttccttcaattttttactCTAATATTTCACTCAATACTAATCagaatttgttaaaaatggtaaataaaaaatacaccTAATTAAGgtggttgtgtgtgtgtcacatacattttttttattattatttttgtaaatgaaatataaaatgcaataaaaaataaaaatgaaatgagagagagagagaaagaggagtATAAGAGATTTGATTGGTGGTGGCTTTATATAAAGTGAGTAAAGCGATGTTGGGGTTTTACTTGTTTTGAAATTGGCGAGAGAAAAagagtagagagagagagagggagggagtCCAGACCAATCCATcatcaaagaagaaaagagcAATGGAAGAGCAGCTGCAGCTCAACTCTCTGGCAATCACTCATCTTCTTCAACACACCCTCAGGAGCCTCTGCATTCATGACAATTCTCACTGGGTCTACGCTGTTTTCTGGAGGATTTTGCCCAGAAATTACCCACCTCCCAAGTAATCAACTATGCTGCTGCAAATATAcccattctttttgttttgttttggggGGGGTGAAATCATATATCTTAATTTCATGTGATGTTTCTTCGCAATGATGGTATAGGTGGGATAGCCAAGGAGGAGTATATGACAGGTCAAGAGGAAACAGGAGAAACTGGTATGATTTTAGGGTTCATATTTACATACAGTAGTAGCTGTTGCCGCACGCAAGCGATCCTCGCAAgcataatttactttatttatttattttttgcatgaATTATGGATCAGGATACTAGTTTGGGAGGAtggtttctgtaattttgCAGCGTCAGCAAGTGAGATAAACGGCGGGGAATGCCCCGGCTCGTCCTCGTCCTCGGTATATGGCAACTGTGAGTATCAACACTATCAAGGCCTGCAGCCTGAGCTCTTCTTCAAAATGTCCCATGAAATCTATAATTATGGTGAAGGGTATGTAAGAGCAAACAAAAATCTACCCTCTTTCActgtttcttgatttcataaattttatcttaaatacccttttaatttaattaatattatctaatttttcagATTGATTGGAAAAGTAGCTGCTGATCACAGCCACAAATGGATCCACAAAGAACCAAATGATCAAGAAATCAACTTCCTGTCTGCATGGCATAACTCAGCTGATTCTGtaagtcatatatatatatatatatacaattatcagttcatttcattaattttaacagtatatataaataattatatattatgtagatttattaaatcatttaattacataatgtATTCTTGGAACCACACAACAGTACCCCAGGACCTGGGAAGCTCAGTTTCAGTCTGGTATAAAggtactactactactactgctactgtatatatatatatatatatatatatatattgcaccAATTGTTATGTATCTATGTGTTTATactttgttttcaaatttacACTTCAGACAATTGCTTTGATTGCTGTAAGAGAAGGTGTTATTCAGTTAGGAGCTGTTCATAAGGTACAACAcatgactaattaatttatatatatatgttcttacAGACAACATTATCGTTAATGTAGGTAGCTAGATTAACTGTTCTTACAAGAAGTTAATGAACTAACTTGgggtgtgtatatatatatatacgaggAATTTATAAAGGTGATTGAGGATCTGAGCTATGTTGTGCTGCTGAGGAAGAAGTTCAGCTACATTGAAAGCATTCCAGGGGTATTATTGCCACATCCATCTTCATCAGCATACCCTTTCAAGATTGATCATGCATATGGTGCTGCAGTAGCACCAGAAGCCTGGCATAATTTCCACAACAATTTGCTCCCACCGAATGACTACTATGACCATTTTGCCCACCAGCCCATGAAAATAACCCCATCAATGAGCAGCCTTGAAGCCCTCCTCTCCAAACTACCCTCCGTGGTGCCGGCGGCCGCCCATTTTGAAGCTCAAAACCACTATTTGTCAGCGTCCAGGCCTATGGAGCTGATGGGGGAGGAGAAAGTGGCTAAAGAAGAGTATGAGGAGGAGGATGGGCATGAGAATGATGCCGGAGAGACTAGCGGCTCCGTGGCGCCGCGGCCTTCTtatcaccaccaccaccatcagcAGCAGCATTTTGCTTATCATCATGATCTAAATGTAAGTAGCAGCATGAACAACAATGGGTGTTGATGAgttattgttattttgttgGTGTATGATCGATgacattaaattaatatatatatatagagagagagagagagagttaatatatataattgatcgtttatatatatgatatatctAACGTTGTAGGGTTGAATTTGGTGGGGTTGAGTGTCTTCTTGCATATATAGTATTATATGTAGTACAAGGTTGGAGGTTTAGTGGTTTGATGTGTAAACTTTGTTTGATGAATGATGttgtagtaattaataatggAGAGAATGAATGCATGAGGATGGGATTTTCAACTGGGAAATTGTGGGCAAGAATGTTAATTTGTTCGTTAATGTTGCAATAAAGGTGGAAATGAATCCTTGTACCTAGCTAGGATCATCTTCCAATTCATAACTTGTTCTTTTGCAATTCTCTCCAGCTAGCAGCTAGAGGGTTTCTTTTGGGAACTCACCTGTCTTTtccaactatatatatatatgtcttaaCACTGAacaaattacaggactaattaaataaaataaacaggATCAAATCTGTTCAAACTTACATAACTCAAGCTGTATACCATTTGttccaataaattaattaatctttcaTTAAAAGAGGTTTGATTGAGAGAACTCCACGTTATCTGAATATTGTTTGtcgatttatatatatataatagtttcttttttaattattatatatatatattattttatttattatgaaattatcactgtatgtaataaaatttcaagtaTTTTGATATATCTAATATATTCGACCGTTTCtactataaagaaaaattatacatcataTGAAGAGAAAAGATTCCCATCCCTTTATCCCAAAACGAGGGGCTTTCTTAAATAGGCAATTAAGTGTAGGATAAAGAATTTCTTTGGaaggttaaaaataaataaaaaatataaaatcaatcaCTTTATGCTAACATACCTTTATACTGCAGTAGTAGTGATGGTCAAAGAGTAAAATAATAGTCTCCCAATTTATGGTTCAAggcttaaataataatattattatatttccatctattaaaatttctaacaTTCATGTTTTAATtctattcttgaaattaactATAAAAGAAAGGCTTAccaattgttttttcttcctaTAATTATAGTCATTCAGCACTTTCTCCTCTAATTTATTGAGGTTGTAAAATGATTTTcttaatttgcaattttgggAGAAAagtgattgaaaattttaaagttggccagaattataatgaaaatttccacaattttgtcctaaatcacaaaattaaaaaatgtgaaaaaaactattttataacCTAACaagatacaaaattaaaatgctaAATGACTATAACTATAATactaaaatgcaattaaaccTATAggaaatgtaataatttatatttaaaaaagtactCGTAGCTACATTAATGGATGTGGAGGTTGGCCAACCACCACTTCCCTTCCTTTGTACATggcttaaatattttttattacaatttttatcatattttgttcgtatttagttttttttttttttaggaattgttttgtattttaataatagacgtggtatgaataaaaattacattatatctctatttattttttttttttaaaaaattatacatggaatttatatatgaaatgcaATACAAGATACAACACAAATTGACAGACAAAAATCCAATCAGCTTTTATCCTAGGTTCTGACAGGCAATACTTATATTTGCccaaattaagaaattatttttttttaaattccaagaaaactacattaagaaattataattattgtgcaATAAGAGTTGGCAGAAAAGACCGAAAATCAgtcaaaccaaaaataaaagatgaacaCGAACTCGATCTTTCAGCCGTATACAGACATACTTAACGATTATGGCATTTGATTATATTAGACAttcaacttatatatatatatatgcgattttaattaaaaaaaaaaatcttggaCAACAACGTAGTATGTATTCATATGCATAGTAGTACATAATTGCTTGATCTCAACTTACTAAAGACAAAATGCTATTCAGCCAATCATGTTTAGTTTAGTTGATAAAATTAGGGTTTCATGATTAAGAGGTCATAAATTGTGAATTCGAGTCCTATTAATATATggatatttatctattttaataataattgtcgGCCTATTGTAATAGTAGCTATTGACtagttatacatatttaaaattcataatctaATTGTAACTTATTGactcaaaaaaacaaaaaaaaaaaaaggaaagaaatgcACAAGCTGAAATTGAGCTAAATAATGCTATACCACTATAAATCTAAAGTTGAGATCGTATGaacgaaaaataataatgctaTATCAccatatgaaaataaagaatatgtTGGAATAGCTTACACTTGTATATTCTATGTTACATATGAAAACATCCATTCAATTTTAAGTACAGATGAAGTATTATCAAATCTAaagtttaaatgaaaattggagggatataattaagaaaataatggaaTTTAAGTCCTATAAAaagttgcaaaaaaaaaaaaaaacattgctGAAAGaatgtgtattttttgaaaaattaaaaagctGGTCTCCAGAAGCATTTGATCAGGAAAAACATttacaattttctaaaatgttgctatttttgtattaaataggtacatacaattgaataaatgcatattttctgaaaaggTGTTAAAATGACTATATAAAgatgaaatgaaatgccaGATTATATACTATaagttttttcactttatattttaattttttgaagaagTCTTCTGAAAATTATTGTTAGGCAAGCATTGATTGGTCTTTTCGTATTTTAGAAGTGAATTAGTTTAACCCCACAACAATCTTATAATCACAGCAAATTTCAGTTTAATCAACTtcttcaaaattcatatatcCCCAACagaatattaatgaaaaaatattaattgagaGTTGGTTCATAGGACATGAGATGACAGCATAACCTGACCAACACTCTGACGTTCACTAGAAGCATAAAGTTAGGAGGAGAAATGTGTTTGCATCTTGACTGGCGGACCACAAACACTTTTTCTATTACTCCTCATTTTCTTATTACCAAGAAATGTATGTTGCAGCTGCACTACAAATTCATCCGTGAATCATGAAGGGAGAGTGGAACGAGTATAGGATTCTATCTATTACGAATATCACGTCAATGAGGGATTAACACATTCAAGAGGAAAATCTATATTACAAATGAACATTTTGATTCCAATACAAAATGATGTATAACAAATTTGCCTTACAAAACTAAAGATCTAGACTCAGTAACGAGGAAAAATCGACACACAAGCAAGCTCCTTCTATACGTGCCTCAAAGGCAAAATTTGACTGCTTACACgaatttttcttgtaataatgTACATAAACTGCCCTTTCAGGGAAGGAACCGAAAGCAAAGAGCGATATCAAAATGGTATTAGCTGAAGCTACTCAAGACCAATTGCCACGCCGGATCATCAAAaccaatattataaaatgtcACCTGAAAACTACAATCAAGGGGGGAAAGATGCTTCTACATCCTCTGAATAATAAGAGCGCCGTCCACTTCACAAACCACGTGGGAAGTTGTTGACTTGCCCTTCCTCCAAAACGTCTTTGTCATTCGCCTTATAGCTTATCCTCATCCGCATGACCAGGGATTTCTAGAAGCCATAGCATAATTGTGTAATATGCATAATATGCAGATGAGATGGTAATCTACGAGgctaaatatttaaaacaaaattgtcCCATTGAAGGAGGAAAACCAGAAGAGCCATCACATCAATATCTACACACTTTGCATCTAACAATTCTTGACATCCGTTAAGAATATTTAAGAA encodes:
- the LOC105168232 gene encoding uncharacterized protein LOC105168232 isoform X2, which gives rise to MEEQLQLNSLAITHLLQHTLRSLCIHDNSHWVYAVFWRILPRNYPPPKWDSQGGVYDRSRGNRRNWILVWEDGFCNFAASASEINGGECPGSSSSSVYGNCEYQHYQGLQPELFFKMSHEIYNYGEGLIGKVAADHSHKWIHKEPNDQEINFLSAWHNSADSYPRTWEAQFQSGIKTIALIAVREGVIQLGAVHKVIEDLSYVVLLRKKFSYIESIPGVLLPHPSSSAYPFKIDHAYGAAVAPEAWHNFHNNLLPPNDYYDHFAHQPMKITPSMSSLEALLSKLPSVVPAAAHFEAQNHYLSASRPMELMGEEKVAKEEYEEEDGHENDAGETSGSVAPRPSYHHHHHQQQHFAYHHDLNVSSSMNNNGC
- the LOC105168232 gene encoding uncharacterized protein LOC105168232 isoform X1, which translates into the protein MEEQLQLNSLAITHLLQHTLRSLCIHDNSHWVYAVFWRILPRNYPPPKWDSQGGVYDRSRGNRRNWILVWEDGFCNFAASASEINGGECPGSSSSSVYGNCEYQHYQGLQPELFFKMSHEIYNYGEGLIGKVAADHSHKWIHKEPNDQEINFLSAWHNSADSYPRTWEAQFQSGIKTIALIAVREGVIQLGAVHKEFIKVIEDLSYVVLLRKKFSYIESIPGVLLPHPSSSAYPFKIDHAYGAAVAPEAWHNFHNNLLPPNDYYDHFAHQPMKITPSMSSLEALLSKLPSVVPAAAHFEAQNHYLSASRPMELMGEEKVAKEEYEEEDGHENDAGETSGSVAPRPSYHHHHHQQQHFAYHHDLNVSSSMNNNGC